Proteins co-encoded in one Rattus rattus isolate New Zealand chromosome 5, Rrattus_CSIRO_v1, whole genome shotgun sequence genomic window:
- the LOC116900552 gene encoding olfactory receptor 4K3-like, translating to MMDGGNRSVVSEFILWGLTNSKNIQVFLFVIFLMLYMFILSGNIVILILVTTDPHLHSPMYFLLANLSFIDMWLSSNITPKMITDFLRENKTISFAGCMSQVFFTHCIAGGEMVLLVVMAYDRYVAICKPLHYFTIMNLKRCTGLVLTSWTIGFIHGISYLIVFVRLPFCGPNEIDSFFCDMPLVIKLACMDSHNLNTLMNAECGVVVVTCFSLLLISYTYILITVSQSSKAGASKALSTCSAHITVVLIFFVPCIFIYVWPLSITWFDKFLAVFYSVITPLLNPTIYTLRNKEIKNAMKRFIGKFLGPKGNS from the coding sequence ATGATGGATGGAGGCAACCGGTCTGTGGTGTCAGAATTCATACTCTGGGGACTTACTAACTCAAAAAATATTCAGGTCTTCCTCTTTGTGATATTTCTGATGCTTTATATGTTTATTCTGTCTGGAAATATTGTCATCCTGATCTTAGTAACCACTGACCCCCATTTGCATTCTCCCATGTACTTCTTGTTGGCCAACCTGTCTTTTATTGACATGTGGCTCTCCTCAAACATCACTCCTAAGATGATCACAGACTTTCTCAGGGAAAACAAGACCATTTCCTTTGCAGGATGCATGTCCCAGGTCTTTTTTACCCATTGCATTGCTGGAGGAGAGATGGTGCTTTTGGTGGTAATGgcttatgaccgctatgtggccatctgcaaaccACTGCACTATTTTACCATCATGAACCTTAAGAGATGTACTGGGTTGGTGTTGACTTCCTGGACAATTGGATTTATACATGGTATAAGTTACTTGATAGTGTTTGTGCGGCTGCCTTTTTGTGGTCCCAATGAAATAGACAGTTTCTTCTGTGACATGCCACTGGTAATCAAGCTCGCCTGCATGGATTCACataatttaaatactttaatgAATGCTGAATGTGGGGTTGTGGTTGTAACTTGCTTTAGTCTCTTGCTCATATCCTATACTTACATCCTTATCACTGTTAGCCAGAGCTCTAAAGCTGGAGCATCTAAGGCTCTGTCCACTTGCAGTGCTCATATCACCGTAGTGCTGATCTTTTTTGTACCCTGTATCTTCATCTATGTGTGGCCTCTTAGTATCACTTGGTTCGACAAATTTCTTGCTGTGTTTTACTCTGTTATTACTCCTCTCCTAAACCCAACCATTTATACACTGAGAAATAAGGAGATTAAAAATGCCATGAAAAGGTTCATAGGCAAATTTCTGGGTCCCAAAGGAAATTCCTAA